The Bremerella sp. JC817 sequence ATTACTACACGGATGAAACGAAATCGCAAATCACGTACTTCCCAGCTTCGGAAGCGTCGAAGCAAAGGACGAGGACGCAATTCGCCGCTGGAAACTCTCGAGGTACGAGACCGCTTAGCGACCGTTGCCGACTCGTAGTCGCGAACTACTTCGCTTCGAGAAACGTCCAGTGATCGAACGTCGCCGCTTGCCCGACATGGTTGCCGGCCGCGTCGGTTAGATTCCAGACGATGGCC is a genomic window containing:
- a CDS encoding MEKHLA domain-containing protein; its protein translation is MASCIAAEIEQAIVWNLTDAAGNHVGQAATFDHWTFLEAK